GGCAATTGACGTTCATATTCAAGCATACTCTCTACACGCGCCACTTCATCTATGTATGCCTGCTTATCTTTTTGGGCGCGCTTTACCAAATGAATAACACCCTTTCTTGTATCCTCTCGGTAAGTCTGAATAAACTGATCAAGTTCTTCTGTCGAAGTCCTTGCTAAAATTTCTTTGATTGATGTAATGGATTCTGGCTTCAAAATATCTCCTTTATTTGACACGATAATATGATCCTAGGACAACAACATTATATTCATTCATTACTTTAATAACAGCTGCCCTAACTTTTTCATTGCGCTGATAACACCCTTCTACATCAATAAAAAAGTTATAGTTTCCGAGTCCTTTTTTTGTTGGACGTGATATAATGGATACTAAGTTTATTTGTTCTTTGGCAAAGACATTCAAAATGTCTACAAGTAGACCCGGTCGATCTTGGTCGTCATGAATAACCAACAGTGTTTTCCATTCTTTGCTTGGGTTGATTTCTTCATTATGGTGTGTTGCCAAAACAATAAATCGCGTCTCATTTTCAAGGGAATCTGCAACATCATCCAACTCTAACATAAACGATTGATCTTGGTGTAAAAAATGCATTGGAACAATTGCACCGTCTGTACGCATTCCTTCATTAAGTTTTTGGTAAGATGCAGAGTTACTTTGCGTTGTAATGATTTGATCTTCTCGAAAATTTTCCAAAAAATCCAGACATTGATTTTGCGTCTTAAATTGTGTAAAGACTCGGTCTACGTCAGAAAGTTTTTCCGTATTCGCAATAAATCCAAAACGTATAGGAAGTACAATCTCATGAATAATTTTAAGTTTTGAATGTGTGAGTAAATCTAGGATAATTTGAACAAATCCATCCAGTGTATTTTCAATTGGAATAACTCCATATGTACATTCTGTTCCTATTGCATCTAATGTTTTACGCATTGAAGAGTAATAATTTAATTCACCGCTTAACCCTTGACAGTGCATATATTCTTTGGCCGCTTTTTCTGTATATGTACCCTTTGGCCCAAGGACTGCTATATTCATAGTTTACCTACTTTCATTAATGTTCTGCTTTGTTCTATTGTTTATTATACATTGAAATCTTTTATCATACAACGTATAATAGATAAGATGTTATTCGTTGTTTTGAAAGGATATGTCATGCAAATCATTCATAAAAAAATACATGAAACTGAGTATAAATCTATTTTAGAGATCCCATCTTTTTTTGATAATAGCTGTTATATTGATATAGAAACCACTGGGTTTGATCGAAAACGACATATGATTTACTTGGTCGGATTGATCTATAAGCTTGATGGAATATTTTATTTGGAGCAATACCTTTGTGATAAATCATCCGATGAATACGAACTTTTATATCGATTGAACGAAAAACTAAGCCAATATGACTACTTGGTTCACTTTAACGGGCAAAGTTTTGACCTACCTTTTATCCACGCACGACTTAAACTATATAATATTCCAACTCAAATGGATGCATGTACATCAATTGATTATTACCACGCTTTAAAGCCCTATAAGCATTTGCTAAAAACAGATAACCTAAAGCTTAAAACCCTTGAACGCCTTTTGGGATTTCAGCGGTCGGACCCTTTTGATGGCGGACAATTGATTGAATTATTTAATAGTTATGTCCAAGGGGACGTTCAGCTACGCCCGGCATTATTGTTACATAATGAACAAGACATGATTGGACTATATCTTTTAAATGCTTTTTATCCATTGTATGTATTGACATATACAAAGGAACTCCCCACGAAATGTGCAACATTAAACACAGATAAAATCATCCTTACAAAATCGTTGCCTGATAGTCACGGATACTATTTGTTTGAGCATTTTTCCCCTTATGGCAAGGTAAATGTAAATATGGATAGGATCGAATGTTCTCTTATGTTATATGAAGGTGTTTTAAAATATTTTTATTCGGATTATACCCAATATTATTATTTGCCTGTAGAAGATTATGCCATTCACAAATCAGTTGCTAATTATGTCAATCAGCAATACAAAAAGAAAGCTACCAAAGCTACTGCCTACGTAAAGAAAAAAGACATCTACGTACGATGTCCTTTGAGCGAAAAAGAAATTATTCAATTACAAACAACGGAAAATCCTATAACTGTTTTTCATATGGATTATGATGAAACACACACCTATATTCAAATCGATACGTTTAAAAAAATATATCCTCATGTGTTTACTCCGTTGTTAAAAGCTTTACTTTCTTAACGGTTGACTTCACCATCTTTTTTATAAAAAAATGTGTAGTCCGAAGAAAAATTATATCGATGGGATTGAATGATTTGTTCTGTACTACCGACAAATAATATCCCGTCTTTTTTTAACGACTGATTAAAGCGTGTATAAATCTTGTCTTTTGCCTCTTCCGTAAAATAAATCAAGACATTTCGACAAACAATCAAATCACACTGCTTTGGATAAGAATCTTTTAATAAGTCATGTTGTCTAAACTCAATGCAACGCTTTAAATTATCGTTTATTTTATAGGACCGACCGACTTGGGTAAAATACTCTTTTTTAAATTCTTCAGGTACGCCGGCAATGGATTTTTCGTTATACAATCCGACTTTAGCTTTGGAAAGAATTTGTTGATCAATGTCGGTTGCAATAATCTTAATATTGCTTAACGGCATAAATTTACTCAAAACCATCGCTAGAGAATATGGCTCATCACCTGTTGAACATGCAGCAGACCATATTGTGATTTTTTTTCCGAAGCGTTCAAACAAATAAGGCAAAATTTGTTTTTCCAATACATCCCATTGCGTTTTATTTCGAAAAAACTCTGAAACATTGATGGTCATATAGGTAATAAATTCTTCATAAACTTCTTTATTTGATTTTAACGCAGCTACATAGTCGTCATATCCCTTAAACCCATTTTTTCGGATTAGGGAGTCGAGTCGACGCTTCATTTGCCTTTCTTTGTATGCATTTAAATCAATCGTTGAAAGCTTAAAAACCGCTTCTTTAAATTGTTCATAGTCTTTTATCATTATTCCGCTCCTAATTCTAAAAAATATGCCACTATCTTAAGATAATGACATACTTAATATATATTTAATTCTATAAATTACTCTTCTGTATCTACTGCTTCTTCAGCTTCTACGACTTCTTCAGCACCATCTTCATCAACTTTTTCAAGTTCTTTAACAGACAAGCTGATTTTCTTTTCGTCTAAGTTTAAATCTGTTACTTTTGCAGTAACTTGCTCACCTACAGATAATACGTCTGAAGGTTTTTCAACATGCTTAACAGAGATTTGAGATACATGTAATAATGCATCAACACCTGTTTCAAGTTCAATAAATGCACCGAAATCTGTCATACGAGCCACACGACCAGTAACAACATTGCCTACAGCATATTTTTCTTCAGCATCATTCCAAGGATTTTCATCTTTGAATTTCATTGAAAGAGAAATTTTCTTTTTGTCTTTATTGATATCTAAGATACGTACTTTAACTTCGTCACCAACTTTAACAACATCTTTAGGTGAACGAATACGTCCCCATGATAATTCAGAAATGTGAACAAGACCATCAACGCCGCCTACATTAACAAAAGCGCCATAATCTGTAATGTTTTTAACAACACCGTCCATAACATCGCCTACTTGAATGGTTTCAAATATTTCATCCATTTTTAAGTTCTTTTCTTTTTCAATTAAGATACGTCGATTACCGATAATACGATTTTTCTTCAAGTTAAACTCAGTAATAACAAAAGATAGTTCTTCATTCTTAAATTGTTCAAGGTCTGATACATATTCATCGGACACAAGAGACGCAGGAATAAATACACGTACTTCTTTAATGATGACAACTAAGCCACCTTTAAGTACAAGATTCACCTTCGCTGTAACAACTTCTTTTGAATTAAATAGTTCTTCTACATAATTCAATCCTTCTTCTGCTTTAAGACGCTTGTACGTTAATAATACTTGTCCTTCTCCGTCATTAACTCTTAAAACTTTAGAGCGAATTTTTTGACCTACTTCAACTTCTTTTCGCAGATCGACTGTTGGAAAATTAGAAAATTCACTTTTAGGAATGATACCATCGGATTTATAACCGATGTTAACATAAATCTCATCAGCATTGACACCAATTATAGTACCCTCTACTATCTCTCCTCTATGAATTTGGATTATTGAATCTTCCAACATTTGTTCAAAATTTTGCATTTCTGACATTTGAAATGACCTCCTCGATTATGTTCTTCGGAGTTGAAGCTCCCGCTGTAATACCTATAATATCATTATCTTTGAAAACATTCAACTCTAATTCTTCTATAGTTTCAACGTAATATGTATCCTTACATTGACTCTTACAAATTTCATACAACTTTTGTGTATTTGAACTATTTTTGCCACCAATTACAATCATTTTTGTGACTTTTTCCGAAAGTTCTAAGGCTTCTCTTTGCCGCATAACAGTGGCTTGGCAAACAGTCTCGTTAATAATAACACGAATAGATTTTTTTTGCAATTTTTTTAATATAAGTTTATATTTTTCTACGTTAAACGTTGTCTGTGCGACAACTGTATATGTCTTGTTCTTATCCCATTGTATTTGGTCAATCTCATCCACGTCTTTGATGATAATAACCTCTCCTTTTGCCCATCCTGCAATGCCGATGACCTCTGGGTGATTTTCATCACCAATGATGAGGATTGCATCCCCTGAAAGGCTGGCTTTTTCAACAATTCGATGGATTTTTTTTACGTATGGGCAGGTACTGTCAACAATGGTGAATCCCCGTTCTTGGATTTTCTTTATCGTTTCTTCCGATACACCGTGACTTCGGATTAATAGCTCTCCTGGCGGATACGTATCCAACTCGTCAAGAGTATGGATTATGGTAACGCCTTGATTATTAAAATGTTCTACAACCTGAGGGTTATGAATAACCGGGCCGTATGAATATATATGTGTATTTTGCGATGTATGCTCATCAAGCATTTTTTCAAGATGTTGAACGGCTCGATTGACACCAAAGCAAAACCCTGCTGTTTTGGCAACAATAATTTCCATAGTTTACATTCCTAACTTTTTTGCTTGTTCATATATGGTATTAACAACTTCATTGATTCCCATATTCGACGTGTCAATAACAACCGCGTCCTGTGCTTGTTTAAGCGGTGCATACTCTCGATGCATATCCCTATAATCACGGGCTTCAATTTCTTGTTGGATTTGTTCTAAGTTGGGACTTTCGCCCTTCTCTTCAAGTTCTTTATATCGACGTAATGCACGAACGTCTACACTTGCCGTTAAAAAAATCTTAAGCGGCGCATCGGGCAGTACATGTGTACCTATATCACGTCCATCCATAACAACAGATTTTCGCTTTGCTAATTTTTGTTGTTCTTTGACTAAAAACAGTCTAACATATTTGTTCGTAGAAATAATAGAGGCAATATGTCCTATTTCTTGAGTACGAATTTTTGATGTTACATTTTCGTCTTGTAAAAAAATCTGTTGCATCCCATTTTCATACCCAATATTTACGTTGATTTTTTCGATATGCGTATCAATGAATTGATTGCGCTTTTCTTCATCATGTATATCTTCGCCCATATGTGTATATATATAGTATCCTATCGCTCGGTACATAGCTCCTGTATCTACATAAATGTAGGACATTTTTTTTGCAAGGGCCTTGGCAATAGTGCTTTTACCTGCGCCAGCCGGACCATCAATGGCGATATTTAAAGGTGTTGCAATATCCGGTCTTAGTTTAACCGCTTCCCCCAAATAGATATGTCGTACGCTGTTTTGCTCTATTTCACTGTTTACATGAAAAAGAACACGAATACATTGGCTTAAACTTCCTTCAACATACATTTCTTGACAACAAATCAATGAAGCTTCTGTCAACCCTAATTCTCTTGCAGCTACAGCAGGATATACTTGAGTCAAATCCTTTGTTGCTGTAAAAATAATTGAAACGATTTGGGAAGGGTCCAACTGATTTTGTTCTATAATTTGTTGCAGTAATTGTTTTGTACTTTCAAGAATTGCTTCTTTTGTATTTTCTTTTACTGTATTGGCACCACGAATGCTAATCATTTTTTTGTTCTTCCTTTCTAGTCGAGTGTACTCATGCCTGCTAAGGCACCTGTAGAAAATGCGATTTGCAGATTAAATCCTCCCGTTAACGCATCCAAATCTAAAACTTCACCTACAAAATATAAACCTTTGATATGCATTGACTCCATGGTATGAGGATTAATATCTTGAACATCAACTCCGCCTCGGGTAATGATGGCTTCATTAAACTTTCGAAACGCTTTAACATGTAACGTAAAGTTCTTCATCTGTTGACCAAGCATCATACGTTCTTCACGGGTAATTTGATCAATCGATTTCATAGGGTCAATCTGGCAACGTTTTAAAAGGACAGGAATCATTTTTTGTGGTAACAAGCCTTTTAAAACGTTTTGAATAGCTTTTTTTTGATGTTCATTAAAATCACGTAATATACGCTTGTCTAATTTTTCGTTATCCAGTCCAGGTTTTAAGTCAATAACGACTTCAACTGTTTTAAGCGCTATATTGCGTGCTATATAACTACTTGCAGATAAAACAAGTGGGCCGCTAACGCCAAAGTGGGTAAACAGCATTTCTCCAATTTCACTATAATATTCTCTTTGGCTATCTTTTGCTGTTAAACGCACATTTTTAAGCGATAACCCTTGCAATTCATAGATATCTTCTTCAACAGTCTCTATCGGAACAAGCCCTTGTAACAAAGGAACAATCTTATGTCCTAATGTTTTGGCAAAGGTATGTCCATCACCTGTTGATCCGGTCATACTGTAGGATACTCCGCCTGTAGCTATGATAACATGTTGAGCATTCAGTGTCTCTTTTGTGGACAATTTTACCCCTTCAATCTGGTTATGTGACGTCATAAGTTCTTGAACCGTGCTATGAAGCATCACTTTGACACCTCTTTTTCGCATCGCATTTTCTAATGCTTTTATAACATCAGACGATTTATCACTTGCCGGAAAAACGCGCTGTCCACGTTCAACTTTTAAAGCTAATCCCTCTTCTTCCAAAAAAGACATGACCATAGCACTGTCAAAAGAGTAAAAGGCACTATATAAAAACTTTGCATTACATGTTTGTTGCTTTAAGTGATATTCTACATCACTTGCGTTTGTTACATTACAACGTCCTTTTCCTGTGATATATAATTTTTTTCCGAGTTTTTCATTTTTTTCGATGAGCAAAACCGATTTTCCGGCATCACACGCCTTGATTGCCGCCATCATGCCAGCCGGTCCACCACCAACTACGATTGTATGATACATGTTTTTCTCCAAACTTTTATTGTTCTCGTCTTAGACTATAATTTATATTAATGTCATCATCATTTTCATACACTTGATATTCGTTCCATATATTTTCTAATCGTTCCAAACTTTCCACAATTGTATCTTTTTTACGCATAGATAAGGCTACAATGATAGCATTAATGACGCTTAACGGCGCAACTAAAGAATCCACAAACGAGACCATTTCACTTCGTGCCACTAAACTAACATCTGAAAATTGAACCATAGGAGAAATAGGACTATCAGTAATAGTAATAACACTACTTTTTCTTGATTGTGCATATTCCATGGCTTTTAGCGTTCGCTTGGAGTATCTTGGAAAGCTAATGCCAATCATAACGTCCTCATCGGATATACGATGAATCTGTTCAAACATTTCACTGACACTATTGGTATGGATCAACTTTACATTATCAAACATAAGATTAAAATAGAAGCCTAAGAAGCCAGCTAATGACGCACTGCTTCGAACGCCAACGATATATATAGTCTTGGCATCCATTATATAGTCGATTGCTTTATTAAATTGATCATTATCTATTTCTTCTAAAGTAACCTTTATCTTTTCCATATCTGCATGCAAGACATGTTTTAATATTTGATCTTGATCTATGCGATCTGAGGTTACATTGACACGCTGAATTGAAGTTAGTTTGTTTTTAACCAGCTCTTCCAATGCCCGCTGTAATTTTGGATATCCGTCATACCCCAATTCATTTGCAAAGCGTACCACTGTAGACTCACTGACACCAACAATAGTACCTAATTTTGCAGCAGTTAAAAAAACCGCTTTTTCATAATGGTTCGATATATAATCTGCAAGCAGCTTTTGACCTTTACTTAATTGGTTGTAATGGGAATTTATCCGTTTAATTAAATCATTTTGTCGTGACATAATTTCCTCCTGCACAATGCACGTTTTCCTTCAATTATATGAAAAATGAATGAAAGACCTTTTCATCTTTCAATATTTTTCTATTATAGCCTACAAATTATGAATTTACAAGGCTATATTTTCAAAAAAATGAATACTTTTTTTGGGTTTACGTCAAAAAATAGCACCTCAAATGTGAGATGCTATTCGTAGATTATTGAATCCGCAATTTATACCGGATACGCCTTATGTTGTATACCTGGTTGTTTAGGGTCAACTTTCGACTGTTGCGCTTCACGATACTCAAAATATTCTTTGGCAACTTGTGGGAAAAGCGCATAGGATAAAACATCTTCATCTTGTTGCGCCCATCGCATCGTTTCTTTTCGCAATGGCTCTAGTTCTGGCGCAAGCAAATCTGCCGGTCTACACGTTATGGTTTCTTCATCACCGATAATTTTATTTTTTATCTCTGTAGAAATCTCCATAGGTGTTCTTCCGTACTCCCCGCGAACTAACGCTTTGGATTCTTTGGAAATCATCTTGTAACGTTCACCACCAAGGACATTAAGAACCGCTTGGGTTCCAACAATCTGACTCGAAGGCGTAACTAACGGCGGATAACCAAAATCTGAACGTACACGCGGTATTTCTTCCAAGACATCATAAAATTTATCGCTGGCCCCTTGCTCATTTAGCTGGCTAACAAGATTAGACAACATACCACCTGGAACTTGGTATAACAACGTTTTTATGTTAACGCCAAGTATTTTAGAGCTTAACAAGCCACTTTCTAATGCGTTTTCACGAATCGGTCTAAAGTAATCTGCAATCTCTGCAAGAAGTGTTTCATCAAGCCCTGTGTCATAAGGTGTTCCCTTAAATGTTTCGACCATTACTTCCGTTGCTGGTTGTGCAGTTCCCATCGAAAAAGGACTCACTGCACAATCAATAATATCTGCTCCCGCTTCAACTGCTTTTAGGTAAGCCATACTCGCAACTCCTGAAGTATAGTGGGAATGTACTTGAAGTTCCAAATCCGTCACTTCTTTTATTTTTGTTACAAGCTTTGTTGCTTCATAGGGTACAAGTAATCCTGCCATATCTTTAATACAAATTGAATCTGCACCCATATCTTCAATACGCTTTGCCAATTCAGCATAATAGTCGATTGTATGAAAGTCAGATAACGTGTATGCAATGGCCACTTGTGCATGTCCACCTTCACGTTTGGTTGCATCAAGTGCTGTTTTAACATTTCGCATGTCATTAAGTGCATCAAAGATTCGAACAATATCAATACCATTTGCAATAGCTTTTTGGACAAAATACTCAACCACATCATCGGCATAATGACGATATCCTAATAAGTTTTGCCCCCGTAAAAGCATTTGCATTTTTGTGTTTTTAAAACCACCTCGTAGTAATCGTAAGCGTTCCCATGGATCTTCTTTTAAAAAACGAAGACATGAATCAAAGGTCGCTCCGCCCCACATTTCAACGGAATGATATCCAACACGATCTAATTTTTCAACAATAGGTAGCATATCTTCTGTACGCATACGTGTCGCAATTAGAGATTGATGGGCGTCGCGTAATATTGTATCTGTTATTTTAACAGGTTTTTTAATGAGTTCTGACATATTGACCTCCTTCTATAAGTCGTTTTTGTAACATTATAAGTATAAGGATAAGAATACACCTGCAGCAACTGCAGAGCCTATAACTCCTGCAACATTAGGGCCCATCGCATGCATAAGCAAGAAGTTCGAAGAATTTTCTTTTTGTCCTACTTTTTGCACAACACGCGCTGCCATTGGAACAGCAGATACACCGGCCGCACCAATCAATGGATTAATCTTTCCGCCAGATAATTTACACATAACCTTACCTAACAATACACCGGCCGCAGTCCCAAATGCAAAAGCCAAAAGACCTAAAATCAAGATAAAGAGCGTAGATGTGTTTAAAAAATCTGCAGCTCGAGTTGTTGCCCCAACTGTAATACCTAAGAAAATAGTAATCGTATACATTAGTGGTCCAGAGGCTACTTCTGCTAATTTTTCCGTCACCCCAGATACCTTAATCAAGTTTCCAAACATTAACATTCCAATAAGTGCTGTTGTTGAAGGTAAAATCAAAATAACGAGCAACGTAACAATAATAGGAAAGAGTATTTTTTCAAGCTGTGATACCGGTCGTAATTGCTGCATTTTGATCATTCGCTCTTCCTTCGTTGTCAACGCACGCATGATCGGCGGTTGTATAATGGGAACCAAGGACATGTATGAATATGCAGCCACTGCAATAGGTGCCAGCAAATGTGGCGCTAGCTTAATCGCTGTATATATTGCTGTCGGTCCATCTGCACCTCCAATAATTGCAATGGATGCGGATTCGCCATTGTTAAATCCAAATGCCAACGCTCCAAAAAATGCTAAAAATATACCAAACTGCGCTGCTGCTCCTAATAAGAAGCTTTTAGGGTTTGCTAATAATGGCGCAAAATCTGTCATAACACCCACACCCATAAAAATTAACGGTGGGAAAATTCCTAATTTATTTCCATAATAAATATAATACAATAGCCCACCAGGAATTTCTTTTGCGTGATCATAAAAATTCGCCCCGGTTTGGGATTCAAAGACAAGCGCAACTCGTGAAGCTACTTGTGTTAGACTTCCTTGAAATTCTTGGGTCACGCCCTCAAATGTCAATTGCGTAATAGGTCCATCCATAATCCCTGAAATAGGTAGATTAACTAAAAACATACCAAAAGCAATGGGCAATAAAAGTAATGGTTCAAATTCTTTTTTTATTGCTAAATACATAAGTATAAAAGCAATAATAATCATCAATAAGTTTCCAAGACTTCCGGAAAAAATATAGTTAAAATCAAACCCTCGATCCAAGTTCATATTTTGAACAAACCAATTTATTCCTGAAGAATCTATAAACCTTCCAAAAGCCTCGGCGAGTCTTTCTAACATGTTCATGAATAAATCCTCCCTATGCTTAGTTTAGAGAAGCGATTAAATCTCCTGCTTCTACTGCTTGGCCTGATGTCACATTAATACTTGCAACTGTTCCTGCACTCGGTGCAACAATTTCATTTTCCATTTTCATTGCTTCGAGCACAGCAACAACATCGCCCTCATTAACTGCATCACCAACAGCAACTTTAACAGAAACGATTTTTCCTTGCATCGGAGCTTCTAAAAGGGTGTCTCCATTACCGGTAGATGGGCTTGCTTGAGCAACAGGGTTTGACGGCGCTACACTTTTTGTCGGTTGACTAACAGGAGCTATACTTGCTCCGCCGCTTAGTTCCTCAACATCCACCTCATATGTATTTCCATTTACTGTAACTTGAAATCTTCTCATGGTAGTTCCTCCTATCGACTATATTGATTTTTGGTCGTAATACGTCTAAATGATTTTACATGCAACTGATCCGTTGTTGTCTCTAATGAAGCAGCTATAGCTGCAGTAATAACAGCAACAAGTACTTCCTCCTCGTGTTTATCGGTAACTTCATGAGGTTTTTTTTCGACAACGGCTGTAATTTTTGATTGTTCGTGGGGATGAACAATTTCTCCACGCTTAATGTATTTGAATAAGGTAATGATTAAGGAGATAAGGATTAAAATAGCAAATACAGTAGCCATACCGCTAATAAGTGCGATAAGACCTTCTTGTAAACGCTCTGATGTTGATGTTAAAAAAAATAAATTATTAAAAACCATGCTATCCTCGCTTTCCTTATATCGTACTATGTTTTCGATCTATATGAGGTACCCGTTTAGTATATAGCATTTCTAGCGCTACTATAACACGCTTGCGTGTTGCGGCCGGTTCAATAATATCATCAATATATCCTCGACTTGCCGCAGCATAAGGAGAAGATTGCATATGTTCAAACTCTTCTTGTTTTGCATTTTTTTCTGTGCTTGTAAGCATTCCTTCTGAAATCTCATCGTTAAACATAATACGAACTGCACTCTTTGCTTCCATCATGCCTACCTGGGCACTTGGCCATGCAAGTACAACATCAGCCCCTACATGCTTTGAATTAAAGCTTACATATGCCGATCCATATCCACGATATAATATCAGATTGATTTTAGGAACACTCGCATGAATAAATGCATGGGTCATTTTTGCTGCCATTTTTGCTAATCCTTGACTTTCATCAGCACCTTTTGTAGCAAATCCTACAATATCTGTTAATGTAACCAACGGAATATTAAATCCATCGCAAAAAGACACAAAGTTCGTTACTTTTGACAATCCTTGTGCACTTAGTCGACCATCACCATCTTGCGTTTGATTTCCAATAAACCCAATGGTCATTCCATTCATTTTTCCAAATGCAACGATCACTTCTGTTGCATAATTTTGTTTTACTTCAATAATATGATTGTGGTCACTAATAGAAAGGAGGGCTGCTCTGCAATCAACTCCTTGACTAGATACTATAGAATTAAGCTCAGGAGAAACCCGGTTCAAATCATCGGACACTTGTTCAAATGGCGCTTCTTCTGTATTGTTGGCCGGTAAGAATTCAACAAGTTGACGCATATCTTGAATTAAACCCTGTTCATCTTGGCAAATAAAATCAACTAAACCTGAAACCTCTAAATTATATTGTGCAGAACCAAAAGCTGTCGTATCTTTTGTATCATCATAGGTATTTGGACTATTGACAAACAATTGACCATTTTTATCCGTTATAAATGTAAAGTCACTTAATCCGGCAATGATCGCTGCTCCACCGCCACATGTTCCCACAACACCTGTTATTTGAGGAATGACGCCTGAAGCCATGGATTGCTTCATATAGATTTGCCCAATAGCATCTAAAGCATCAGTAGATTCTTGTAGCCTTAAGCCAGCGCTATCTAGAAGTCCAATGATAGGCGCTCCCATTTTTATAGCCAAATCATATAGTGTAACTATTTTTTTTGCGTGCATTTCGCCAATGGCACCACCGACTAATGTAGCATCTTGACTATATGCATAAACCAATCGTCCATTAATGGTTCCGTAACCTGTAACTACGCCATCAGCAGGAACGGTTTTTACATTCAAATTAAAATCTGTTGCCCGTTGCTGTACAAATGCACCGACTTCAACGAAACTATTTTCATCAAAAAGCTGCTGCATACGTTCACGTGCAGTTTTTTTGTTCATTGCATGTAATTGATCAACCGCTTCTTGTCCGCCTTGAAGTTCGATGTGCTTTCTACGAGTATGTAAATCATTTAACTTCTCTTGGAAACTCATATTAACCCTCCATAGATTTATTTTAACAGTGCACTTTTCTCAAGCTTCATTCTACATAAGAAACTAACAAAAATCAAGTTAACTGTTAATAGTTTTTGTTACATTAATGGTGCGAAGACACGTAAAAAATCCTGTGCCAAACGCGACAAAACATTTCCTTTGTAATCATCCTCCTTAATTAACCTTGACTTATCAAGTGTTTTC
This sequence is a window from Vallitaleaceae bacterium 9-2. Protein-coding genes within it:
- a CDS encoding carboxyl transferase domain-containing protein, yielding MNKKTARERMQQLFDENSFVEVGAFVQQRATDFNLNVKTVPADGVVTGYGTINGRLVYAYSQDATLVGGAIGEMHAKKIVTLYDLAIKMGAPIIGLLDSAGLRLQESTDALDAIGQIYMKQSMASGVIPQITGVVGTCGGGAAIIAGLSDFTFITDKNGQLFVNSPNTYDDTKDTTAFGSAQYNLEVSGLVDFICQDEQGLIQDMRQLVEFLPANNTEEAPFEQVSDDLNRVSPELNSIVSSQGVDCRAALLSISDHNHIIEVKQNYATEVIVAFGKMNGMTIGFIGNQTQDGDGRLSAQGLSKVTNFVSFCDGFNIPLVTLTDIVGFATKGADESQGLAKMAAKMTHAFIHASVPKINLILYRGYGSAYVSFNSKHVGADVVLAWPSAQVGMMEAKSAVRIMFNDEISEGMLTSTEKNAKQEEFEHMQSSPYAAASRGYIDDIIEPAATRKRVIVALEMLYTKRVPHIDRKHSTI